In Patagioenas fasciata isolate bPatFas1 chromosome 2, bPatFas1.hap1, whole genome shotgun sequence, a single window of DNA contains:
- the OTULINL gene encoding inactive ubiquitin thioesterase OTULINL isoform X1, which produces MQRRHEGKASKNRDQFTEQEKWSRINHSKRSVGRYEVRSWTTTTKQSLCIMWQKVKAQLMLSMSFLVAVFWYCRRLYSFLAQLLKRWSNYLQRKLIRNLSVLTEIDLLGYSAREWKGETKQAEHMREAYEELFRSYHIKYLRQVRRDNYCVLRAVLFQIFSQGIPFPSWMKERDILKLPEKLLYSQGCNWIQQYSFGPERYTGPNVFSKLRKCMETLKTNWTEISATKDHEERGNMCNTLFSDESKEHKLYEAVKFIMLYEVVEAYEQMKNRGEPVHNLFRRLLARDSSSDPLSFMMNHLNFIGDSICLDQVELLLLGYLLEVKIRVYRLHRFNTEEFQVSYPDEYRREWNEISLLTEDDRYYHIPLFRT; this is translated from the exons GAAGGTATGAGGTGCGGTCCTGGACAACAACCACCAAGCAATCCTTGTGTATTATGTGGCAAAAAGTGAAAGCGCAGCTAATGCTAAGCATGTCTTTCCTCGTTGCTGTTTTTTGGTATTGCAGAAGGCTATACAGCTTTTTAGCACAGCTACTGAAACG GTGGAGCAACTACCTTCAGAGAAAACTCATAA GGAATCTCAGTGTGCTGACAGAAATCGATCTACTTGGTTACAGTGCGAGAGAatggaaaggagaaacaaagcagGCCGAACACATGAGGGAG GCCTATGAAGAATTGTTTCGGAGCTATCATATCAAATATCTGCGACAAGTCAGGAGGGACAACTATTGTGTACTAAGAGCAGTGCTTTTTCAGATATTCAGCCAAGGCATTCCATTTCCATCATGGATGAAGGAGAGAGATATATTAAAG ctccctGAAAAGCTTTTGTATTCCCAAGGTTGCAACTGGATTCAGCAATACAGTTTTGGGCCAGAAAGATACACAGGTCCCAATGTCTTCAGTAAATTGCGCAAATGTATGGAGACATTGAAGACCAAT TGGACTGAAATAAGTGCTACTAAAGATCATGAAGAAAGAGGAAACATGTGTAACACGCTCTTTTCTGATGAGAGCAAAGAGCACAAACTATACGAGGCCGTGAAATTCATCATGCTCTATGAAGTTGTCGAAGCCTATGAGCAGATGAAGAACAGGGGAGAACCCGTACACAACCTTTTTAGACGCCTCCTTGCTCGTGATTCTTCGTCCGACCCTTTGAGTTTCATGATGAATCATCTGAACTTCATAGGTGACTCTATTTGCCTAGACCAG GTTGAACTGCTTCTTCTTGGATACTTACTTGAAGTGAAGATAAGAGTTTACAGACTGCATAGGTTTAATACCGAGGAATTTCAAGTAAGCTATCCAGATGAATACCGAAGAGAATGGAATGAGATTTCTCTTCTGACTGAAGATGACCGCTACTATCACATCCCCCTTTTCAGAACGTGA
- the OTULINL gene encoding inactive ubiquitin thioesterase OTULINL isoform X2 has translation MWQKVKAQLMLSMSFLVAVFWYCRRLYSFLAQLLKRWSNYLQRKLIRNLSVLTEIDLLGYSAREWKGETKQAEHMREAYEELFRSYHIKYLRQVRRDNYCVLRAVLFQIFSQGIPFPSWMKERDILKLPEKLLYSQGCNWIQQYSFGPERYTGPNVFSKLRKCMETLKTNWTEISATKDHEERGNMCNTLFSDESKEHKLYEAVKFIMLYEVVEAYEQMKNRGEPVHNLFRRLLARDSSSDPLSFMMNHLNFIGDSICLDQVELLLLGYLLEVKIRVYRLHRFNTEEFQVSYPDEYRREWNEISLLTEDDRYYHIPLFRT, from the exons ATGTGGCAAAAAGTGAAAGCGCAGCTAATGCTAAGCATGTCTTTCCTCGTTGCTGTTTTTTGGTATTGCAGAAGGCTATACAGCTTTTTAGCACAGCTACTGAAACG GTGGAGCAACTACCTTCAGAGAAAACTCATAA GGAATCTCAGTGTGCTGACAGAAATCGATCTACTTGGTTACAGTGCGAGAGAatggaaaggagaaacaaagcagGCCGAACACATGAGGGAG GCCTATGAAGAATTGTTTCGGAGCTATCATATCAAATATCTGCGACAAGTCAGGAGGGACAACTATTGTGTACTAAGAGCAGTGCTTTTTCAGATATTCAGCCAAGGCATTCCATTTCCATCATGGATGAAGGAGAGAGATATATTAAAG ctccctGAAAAGCTTTTGTATTCCCAAGGTTGCAACTGGATTCAGCAATACAGTTTTGGGCCAGAAAGATACACAGGTCCCAATGTCTTCAGTAAATTGCGCAAATGTATGGAGACATTGAAGACCAAT TGGACTGAAATAAGTGCTACTAAAGATCATGAAGAAAGAGGAAACATGTGTAACACGCTCTTTTCTGATGAGAGCAAAGAGCACAAACTATACGAGGCCGTGAAATTCATCATGCTCTATGAAGTTGTCGAAGCCTATGAGCAGATGAAGAACAGGGGAGAACCCGTACACAACCTTTTTAGACGCCTCCTTGCTCGTGATTCTTCGTCCGACCCTTTGAGTTTCATGATGAATCATCTGAACTTCATAGGTGACTCTATTTGCCTAGACCAG GTTGAACTGCTTCTTCTTGGATACTTACTTGAAGTGAAGATAAGAGTTTACAGACTGCATAGGTTTAATACCGAGGAATTTCAAGTAAGCTATCCAGATGAATACCGAAGAGAATGGAATGAGATTTCTCTTCTGACTGAAGATGACCGCTACTATCACATCCCCCTTTTCAGAACGTGA